A portion of the bacterium genome contains these proteins:
- the fliI gene encoding flagellar protein export ATPase FliI, protein MPSAILNRYRPVIEQTEPIRLGGRVTKVIGLVIESIGPPARIGEICLIRIPSESRFIRAEVVGFRGNATLLMPIGDMAGIGPECEVIATGRPLVVPVGEKLKGRILDGIGNPMDGKGPLFCRERRSILADPPDPLRRRRITETLSVGIKAIDGALTIGRGQRVGIFSGSGVGKSTLLGMMARFTEADVNVIALIGERGREVRDFLEKDLGEEGLARSVLVVATSDKAPLVRLRGAFVATAIAEYFRDQGLDVLLMMDSVTRFARAQREVGLAIGEPPATRGFTPSVFAILPRLLERSGTSEKGSITGFYSVLVDADDMNEPIADNCRGILDGHIVLSRDLAARNHYPAIDLLQSISRLMIDIVPPEHEKTARRLKEVLATMKEAEDLINIGAYVKGSNPRIDFALGMIDEANDFLKQGIWEKVDYKIIVNRLLEMLSED, encoded by the coding sequence ATGCCATCTGCAATTCTTAACAGGTATCGCCCTGTAATTGAACAGACTGAGCCGATTAGGCTGGGCGGTAGGGTGACCAAGGTAATTGGTCTAGTGATCGAATCTATTGGCCCCCCGGCCAGGATAGGGGAGATATGTCTTATTAGAATACCGTCTGAGTCAAGGTTTATTCGGGCGGAGGTAGTTGGCTTTCGAGGGAATGCCACCCTTCTGATGCCCATTGGTGACATGGCCGGGATTGGGCCTGAATGTGAGGTTATTGCTACTGGAAGGCCCCTGGTGGTTCCGGTGGGAGAAAAGTTGAAGGGCCGAATCTTAGACGGGATTGGTAATCCAATGGATGGAAAAGGCCCGCTTTTTTGCCGGGAGAGGCGTTCTATTTTAGCTGATCCTCCGGATCCCCTCAGAAGACGGCGGATTACAGAGACCTTAAGTGTCGGGATAAAGGCGATTGATGGGGCCTTAACTATCGGTCGGGGGCAGCGGGTGGGTATCTTCTCTGGAAGCGGGGTGGGAAAAAGCACCTTACTGGGGATGATGGCCAGGTTTACCGAGGCGGATGTGAATGTGATTGCCCTCATTGGAGAGAGGGGAAGAGAGGTGCGTGATTTTTTAGAGAAGGATCTAGGGGAAGAGGGATTGGCCCGGTCAGTTTTGGTAGTGGCCACTTCAGATAAGGCGCCCCTGGTTAGATTGCGAGGGGCCTTTGTAGCCACGGCTATTGCTGAATATTTCCGTGATCAGGGATTAGATGTGCTGTTGATGATGGATTCAGTGACCCGATTTGCCCGGGCTCAGCGGGAGGTAGGTCTGGCTATTGGTGAACCACCGGCTACTCGGGGATTTACCCCTTCTGTCTTTGCCATCCTTCCCAGGCTCCTGGAACGTTCAGGGACATCAGAAAAGGGAAGCATCACCGGCTTCTACTCTGTCCTGGTTGATGCCGATGATATGAATGAACCCATAGCTGATAACTGTAGGGGCATTCTTGATGGCCATATTGTTCTTTCCAGAGATCTAGCCGCCCGGAACCATTATCCGGCTATCGATCTTCTTCAAAGTATCTCCAGGCTAATGATCGATATTGTCCCTCCTGAACACGAGAAAACGGCCAGACGGCTCAAAGAGGTTCTTGCGACTATGAAGGAAGCTGAAGACCTGATTAACATTGGAGCTTATGTGAAGGGAAGCAACCCCCGGATCGATTTTGCCCTGGGGATGATTGATGAAGCGAATGATTTCCTTAAACAGGGTATCTGGGAGAAGGTGGATTACAAGATTATAGTGAATAGACTGTTAGAGATGCTTTCGGAAGATTAA